A genome region from bacterium includes the following:
- a CDS encoding YfhO family protein — MFNKKDISILLILIGVTLLFFARVLVTDFTFGYGDIHRYFYPIRYFSASAIKEGIIPFWNPYLFAGIPNLAALQPAVFYPMSILTYIFPFFFGIKLFIISHFTLASIFTYLLMRNFNISRTGSLISSVTYGFGGFVLSVVDMLTTLSAATWTPLILLFYTKALTNKHNIYLMLTGLFLAVQFLAGEPTQLYGSLIMLVLFWLFQPQPLKKWIFQGITPWVICIGLVLFQILPFLEMGLFSTRTGGVKFTHATSLSLGPHELLNLVLPYFTGNFIDESHFWFGQSWLESIYMGILPLLFVFTAVLFIRKNHLVIFFTSIILIFLILSLGRLLPIYELLYKYLPGFSMIRYPVKFFSFAAFGCSILAGFGYDYFRGQTLKIEFKNKFYFQGLTPLILFPFLKKIYFPDATDLQIDTWANSIFLNFIIVCLIIISCILLISLLFKNKIPISAFNFGIVSFVILDLFLFGSRINPFVPQKIYGYKSEGLRFILQDRDFYRILLEPKSEKYFHIIRGATLEEALINVQQSLVPNSGLFYKIFDAEGYESLTLNDYNHVLELIKKEGRLNLLDLLNVKYLISKFELKMPHLKLVYEDAAIKIYQNMTCLPRAFFVSKIRVIENRAKILEVMNRLNFNPMREVIIEEGIQHKSKILPCNNLRIQNPKSKIKIIDYQPNKIILEASSKGNCLLFLSDTYYPGWQAYIDGKLTKIYRANYAFRAISFPAGNHKVEFIYFPFSFLVGIIGSIVSGFISATLLMTTFVVKPSK, encoded by the coding sequence ATGTTTAATAAAAAGGATATATCAATCCTATTAATTTTAATTGGCGTAACACTACTCTTTTTTGCCAGAGTATTAGTAACGGATTTTACCTTTGGATATGGTGATATTCATCGGTATTTTTATCCAATTCGCTATTTTAGTGCCTCTGCCATAAAGGAAGGTATCATCCCTTTCTGGAATCCTTATTTATTTGCTGGCATTCCAAATTTAGCCGCTTTACAACCAGCAGTATTTTATCCTATGTCTATCTTAACCTACATCTTTCCTTTCTTCTTTGGAATTAAACTATTTATCATTTCCCATTTTACATTAGCCTCAATTTTTACCTATCTATTGATGCGTAATTTCAATATCAGTAGAACTGGGTCTTTAATCTCAAGCGTTACCTACGGGTTTGGTGGATTTGTTTTATCCGTAGTTGATATGCTTACCACTCTAAGTGCCGCTACCTGGACGCCACTTATCCTTTTATTCTATACTAAAGCATTAACAAACAAACATAACATTTATCTTATGTTAACCGGGTTATTTTTAGCCGTCCAATTTTTAGCCGGCGAACCAACGCAATTGTATGGAAGTTTAATTATGTTAGTCCTATTCTGGTTATTTCAACCACAACCTTTAAAAAAATGGATATTTCAAGGGATTACTCCATGGGTAATTTGTATCGGATTAGTCCTTTTCCAGATATTGCCTTTTTTAGAGATGGGTTTATTTTCAACCCGCACCGGCGGAGTTAAGTTCACCCATGCCACAAGTCTATCATTAGGACCGCATGAATTATTAAATTTAGTCTTACCTTATTTTACAGGTAATTTTATTGACGAGAGTCATTTCTGGTTTGGTCAATCCTGGCTTGAGAGCATCTATATGGGCATTTTGCCTTTATTATTTGTGTTTACGGCAGTGCTTTTTATAAGAAAAAACCACCTCGTTATCTTCTTTACCTCAATTATCCTTATTTTTCTTATCCTTTCTTTAGGTCGGCTTCTTCCAATCTATGAGTTACTTTATAAATATTTACCTGGTTTTAGTATGATTAGATACCCGGTTAAATTTTTCTCTTTTGCCGCATTTGGATGTAGTATCTTAGCGGGTTTTGGATATGACTACTTTCGGGGTCAAACCTTGAAAATAGAATTTAAAAATAAATTCTATTTTCAAGGTCTAACCCCATTAATCCTATTTCCCTTTTTAAAAAAGATTTATTTTCCAGATGCAACTGACCTTCAGATAGATACATGGGCAAATAGCATTTTTTTAAATTTTATTATCGTCTGCTTAATTATTATCTCCTGTATTTTGCTTATCTCTTTGTTATTTAAAAACAAAATTCCAATATCCGCATTTAATTTTGGGATAGTTAGTTTTGTTATCCTCGACTTATTTCTGTTTGGGAGCAGAATTAATCCCTTTGTTCCTCAAAAGATTTATGGATATAAATCAGAGGGTTTAAGATTTATCTTGCAAGATAGGGATTTTTATCGTATCTTATTAGAGCCGAAAAGTGAAAAGTATTTCCATATCATTCGTGGAGCGACATTGGAAGAGGCACTGATAAATGTCCAGCAATCTTTAGTCCCAAATTCAGGGCTTTTCTACAAAATTTTTGATGCCGAAGGCTATGAATCTTTAACCCTGAATGATTACAACCATGTTTTAGAATTGATTAAAAAAGAAGGAAGGTTAAATTTATTAGACTTATTGAATGTTAAATATCTTATCTCTAAGTTTGAATTAAAAATGCCGCACTTAAAACTTGTGTATGAAGATGCCGCAATTAAAATATACCAGAATATGACCTGTCTGCCAAGGGCATTTTTTGTCTCAAAGATACGAGTAATCGAAAATAGGGCTAAAATTTTAGAGGTAATGAACAGATTGAATTTTAATCCAATGAGAGAGGTAATTATAGAAGAAGGAATCCAACATAAATCCAAAATTTTGCCTTGCAACAATCTTCGAATTCAAAATCCAAAATCCAAAATAAAAATTATAGATTACCAACCTAACAAAATTATCCTTGAAGCGTCTTCTAAGGGAAATTGTCTTTTATTTTTAAGCGATACCTATTATCCTGGCTGGCAGGCTTACATAGATGGTAAGTTAACAAAGATTTATCGGGCAAACTATGCCTTTCGGGCAATTAGTTTCCCGGCAGGTAATCATAAAGTAGAATTTATCTATTTTCCATTTAGTTTTTTAGTGGGGATAATTGGAAGCATTGTCAGTGGATTTATATCAGCAACTCTACTTATGACAACCTTCGTGGTCAAACCTTCAAAATAG